Below is a genomic region from Pseudazoarcus pumilus.
TTGAGACTGCCGAGTGCGATCTCGCCCAACACATGCGGGTGCATGCACACCCGTCCTTCGTTCAAAAGTTCGGACAAGTGTGCTTCGGTGCTACGCATGTGGTCGATCCAGACCGAGGTGTCCACCAGGATCATTCCCCGTGTTCCGTCCGGCGCCGCGGGATGTCGGTCAGCTGTGGTTCTGAGCCGCCCAGCAGGGCCAGCCGGCGGGCGCTTTCGCGTTGGATGAGCGCTCGCAACGCCTCCTTCACCAAGGCAGATTTTTCGGCCATGCCGGTCAGCGCCTGGGCCTTGGCCAAAAGTTCATCATCGAGCGCGAGCGTGGTGCGCATACCGTATCTCCCAACAAAAGGCATACCCTACTATAGCATCATCAAGTGATGCGCTTTTTCGTGCGGATGGGCTTCTGTGACGTCCCGCAAAGCGGATAACCTATTATCTGGCTGACCGCACAAACCCCGCGCGCAAGCCGTCCTCGAGCAAGTCCTTGGCGCGATGCCACAGAACGGGATCGCCCTCGCGCAAGACCTCGAGCAGCAGCGCTTTCTCGGGGAGGTAGATGCGGGCGAATCCGCGGTCGTAGGCGAGGATGGTTGAACTGTTGTCGATGAGATCGGCGAGTTTGATCGTCTTGGCCGTTGCGGGAGCCTTGGCGATGCGCTCGCGATCGAGCGCCTTTCGTGCGGCCCGGTTTCCGCCTTCGGGGCGTGAGACATCGGTGAGCCAGCCTACCAGCGTGGCGACCTCGCCGCCAAAGGTAGCTTCGACCTCAGCGCGGGTACGTCGCGTGTCCTCGAGTACGTCATGTAGGAGCGCGGCGGCGAGCATCTGAGGGGTGTGCTCAACCGTTGCGACGAGTTCGGCGACGGCGACCGGATGCACGATGTATGGCTCTTACAAGCCTACTCGAAAGTGTCCGTGATATCGGGGTAGAACCCCATGGCAATATCACGAGTGTGCATGGCGCGGTACAGGACACTACCGAGCGTCATCGCTTGTTGAAGACTCTGGCCGAGAGCGAGGAGCGTTTCAGGCAGATCGCGGAGAGTATCGACGACGTCTTCTGGATGGCGACGACCGACAGGTCGACGATGCTCTACGTCAGCCCTGCGTACGAGCGCGTTTGGCAAAGCCGCCTTCATCATCTGTACGAATCACCAAAGTCCTGGATGGATTCCATCCTGGATGAAGATCGGCCTGCGATCCTCCAAGCGAATGAGCCGAATCTAAGGCAAGGTTGGACGGTCGAGTACCGCATTCGGCGACCGGATGGGAGCGTGCGATGGATTCTCGACCGGGCGTTCCCAGTGTTCGATGCGCAAGGCGAAGTGATCCGGATTGTCGGGGTGGCGCGCGACGTGACCGAACAGAAGGAAGCGGAGAACAACCTACTTATTGCTTTGGATCAAGTGCAGCGCAGCAATCGTGAGTTGGAGGATTTCGCTTACGTCGCCTCGCACGACTTGCAGGAGCCGCTGCGCAAGATCAAGGTGTTTTCCGATCGTCTCGACGCGCGCTCCGACGAGTTCGACGAGAAAGGTCGTGATTATCTCTCGCGAATCTCCCGCTCGGCCGAGCGCATGCAGACCTTGATTCGCGATCTGCTCGGCTATTCGCGCGTGGCCACCCGGGCCGAAGCAATGCGGCAGGTCTCACTCGACCAGATTCTGACCGATGTGCTCAATGACCTGGAGGTCGCCATTGGTGACGCGCAGGCGAGCATCGAACGCAGCCCGCTGCCGGTCGTTACGGGGGATCCGCGTCAGTTGCAGCAATTGATGCAGAACCTCCTGGAGAATGCGCTCAAGTTCCGTCGTCCAAAGACAGCTTCCCGAATTCGAGTTTTTTCCAGAAGCGAGCGCACGAGCGTTCAGATCCTTGTAGAGGACAACGGCATTGGCATCGACGAAGAGTTTGTGGAACGAATCTTCCGCCCCTTCCAGCGCCTGCACGGCAAGGGTGAATATCCTGGAAGCGGCATCGGGTTGGCGATCGTCAAGAAAATCGCCGACCGTCATGGGGCGCAGATCGAGGTCCTCCCGACACCCGGGGGAGGCGCGACGTTTTGCGTAACGTTCGCTCGCGCCGGTGGATGAACGCGAGCAATGTGATTCCAACACGCAAAGGCATTGGGGCGCATCCCGCTCCGGAGCAGATCCCCGCCGCGAGTTGTGACTTTCTTCACGCTTGAAACGGGCCGGTCGTTGCGTTGCAACGGGCATCAGTGAATACTGATCATGCACTGCACAAAACCGGAGACCGTTACCGACAAAGGATTTCCGGTTAGTTCTGATTGACCGATGCTGCGCGATGATGTGATTTTCCATGGGCAGGAGAATCATCGTGGATCCGTGTAGCAGATATCGTCCGGAATCCCATGAACGACCAAATTCTCCCCGCGTCAGATCGGCGCGGCGGCTTCACCTTGATCGAGTTGATGATCGTGGTGGCGATTGCTGCCATCCTCGCAGTGGTCGCGTTGCCGTCCTACACAGCCTACCTGCAAAAGCAGAAAATCCGTGCAGCACAAGCTGACCTGTCGGCGCTGGTGCTGCAGATGGAAAATCATTTCCAGCAGCAGTTGCGTTATCCGGAACCGACCGCCGGCACCCTCGAGACACGCACCGTCTTTCCTGGCTGGGCGCCGTCCCAGGACGATCCCGGTTTCCAGTTCCGCATCGCCGTGTCCGCCGGCAAGGTATTTACGCTGTCGGCCTCCGGTACCGGAAAGCTTGCGGGGTGCACGCTATCGATTACCCACGAGAATGTGCGCAGCGCCTCGGGCTGTAGCCATGGATCGGAGTGGCTTTGATGCGAGCCCAACAGGCAACGCGCGGGTTCACGCTGATCGAGCTGATGATCACGCTCGGACTGCTCGCGATCCTGCTCACGCTGGGTTTGTCCTCTTCGTACTGGAGTGAGCGTTCGCGCTCCCGCGAGGCTGTTTCGCAGCTCGGCGCCGCCTACAGCAAGGCGCGCGCGCTTGCCGTGCGAAACCCGGCAATGGTCGGGCCGGGGATGGCCGCCGCGACGGTATGTTTAAGTGGCGACGCGATTCACGTCCATGTCGGACTGCCGGCCGATTGCGGTATCGATTCGCTTTGGCGCGCCACACTTTCCGGCGGGTCGCGCACCCAGGTGTTTGCTGACGCGGCGACGAGCACGGACTTTGCCTGCATCGCCGTCGACAACCGGGCGCGCATCGTCGCCGCCAACGTCGATGATGCGACCTGCACGACCGCATCGGAGATCACCGTA
It encodes:
- a CDS encoding type IV pilin protein — translated: MNDQILPASDRRGGFTLIELMIVVAIAAILAVVALPSYTAYLQKQKIRAAQADLSALVLQMENHFQQQLRYPEPTAGTLETRTVFPGWAPSQDDPGFQFRIAVSAGKVFTLSASGTGKLAGCTLSITHENVRSASGCSHGSEWL
- a CDS encoding sensor histidine kinase, with translation MLKTLAESEERFRQIAESIDDVFWMATTDRSTMLYVSPAYERVWQSRLHHLYESPKSWMDSILDEDRPAILQANEPNLRQGWTVEYRIRRPDGSVRWILDRAFPVFDAQGEVIRIVGVARDVTEQKEAENNLLIALDQVQRSNRELEDFAYVASHDLQEPLRKIKVFSDRLDARSDEFDEKGRDYLSRISRSAERMQTLIRDLLGYSRVATRAEAMRQVSLDQILTDVLNDLEVAIGDAQASIERSPLPVVTGDPRQLQQLMQNLLENALKFRRPKTASRIRVFSRSERTSVQILVEDNGIGIDEEFVERIFRPFQRLHGKGEYPGSGIGLAIVKKIADRHGAQIEVLPTPGGGATFCVTFARAGG
- a CDS encoding HD domain-containing protein codes for the protein MHPVAVAELVATVEHTPQMLAAALLHDVLEDTRRTRAEVEATFGGEVATLVGWLTDVSRPEGGNRAARKALDRERIAKAPATAKTIKLADLIDNSSTILAYDRGFARIYLPEKALLLEVLREGDPVLWHRAKDLLEDGLRAGFVRSAR
- a CDS encoding type II toxin-antitoxin system VapB family antitoxin, producing the protein MRTTLALDDELLAKAQALTGMAEKSALVKEALRALIQRESARRLALLGGSEPQLTDIPRRRTEHGE
- a CDS encoding prepilin-type N-terminal cleavage/methylation domain-containing protein; the encoded protein is MRAQQATRGFTLIELMITLGLLAILLTLGLSSSYWSERSRSREAVSQLGAAYSKARALAVRNPAMVGPGMAAATVCLSGDAIHVHVGLPADCGIDSLWRATLSGGSRTQVFADAATSTDFACIAVDNRARIVAANVDDATCTTASEITVRHGGWNVEASLI